One window of the Marmota flaviventris isolate mMarFla1 chromosome 2, mMarFla1.hap1, whole genome shotgun sequence genome contains the following:
- the Dll4 gene encoding delta-like protein 4 isoform X3, whose product MAAAVRSAFGWALLLLVALWQQRAAGAGVFQLQLQEFANERGLLASGRPCEPGCRTFFRVCLKHYQAVVSPGPCTFGSVSTPVLGTNSFAVKDDSSGGGRNPLQLPFNFTWPGTFSLIIEAWHTPGDDLRPEALPPDALISNIAIHGSLAVGQNWLPYEQNSTLTRLRYSYRVICSDNYYGENCSRLCKKRDDHFGHYVCQPDGSLSCLPGWTGEYCDQPICLSGCHEQNGYCSKPAECLCRPGWQGRLCNECIPHNGCHHGTCSIPWQCTCDEGWGGLFCDQDLNYCTHHSPCKNGATCSNSGQRSYTCTCRPGYTGVDCELELKECDSNPCRNGGSCKDQENGYHCLCHPGYYGLHCEHSTLTCADSPCFNGGSCRERNQGASYACECPPNFTGSNCEKKVDRCTSNPCANGGQCLSRGPSRMCRCRPGFTGTHCEIHISDCARSPCAHGGTCHDLQNGFMCTCPAGFSGRRCEVRIPSDACASGPCFNGATCYTGLSLDNFVCNCPYGFVGSRCEFPVGLPPSFPWVAVSLGVGLVVVLVLLGMVAVAVRQLRLRRPDDGSREAMNNLSDFQKDNLIPAAQLKNTNQKKELEVDCGMDKSNCGKQQNHTLDYNLAPGPLGRGTLPGKYPHSDKSLGEKVPLRLHRSYKVHTTTTTTTIIIITNFTVDKIEDQ is encoded by the exons ATGGCAGCCGCGGTTAGGAGCGCCTTTGGCTGGGCGCTACTGCTGCTGGTGGCACTTTGGCAGCAG CGCGCGGCGGGCGCAGGCGTCTTCCAGCTGCAGCTGCAGGAGTTCGCCAACGAGCGCGGCTTATTGGCCAGTGGGCGGCCGTGTGAGCCCGGTTGCCGGACTTTCTTCCGCGTCTGCCTTAAGCATTACCAAGCTGTCGTCTCTCCCGGGCCCTGCACCTTCGGCAGCGTCTCCACGCCGGTATTGGGCACCAACTCCTTCGCGGTCAAGGATGACAGTAGCGGCGGGGGCCGAAATCCTCTCCAACTGCCCTTCAATTTCACCTGGCCG GGTACCTTCTCACTCATCATAGAAGCTTGGCACACGCCAGGAGACGACCTGCGACCAG AGGCCTTGCCACCAGATGCACTCATCAGCAATATTGCCATCCATGGTTCCCTAGCTGTGGGTCAGAACTGGTTACCATATGAGCAAAACAGCACCCTGACAAGGCTGCGCTACTCTTACCGGGTCATCTGCAGTGACAACTACTATGGAGAAAACTGCTCTCGCCTATGCAAGAAGCGCGATGACCACTTCGGCCACTATGTGTGCCAGCCAGATGGCAGCCTATCCTGCTTGCCCGGTTGGACTGGGGAGTACTGTGATCAGC CTATCTGTCTATCTGGCTGCCATGAACAGAACGGCTACTGCAGCAAGCCAGCTGAGTGCCT CTGTCGCCCAGGTTGGCAGGGTCGTCTGTGCAATGAATGTATCCCCCACAATGGCTGTCACCACGGCACCTGCAGCATCCCCTGGCAGTGTACCTGTGACGAAGGTTGGGGAGGACTGTTCTGTGACCAAG ATCTCAACTATTGTACCCACCATTCCCCGTGCAAGAACGGTGCAACATGCTCCAACAGTGGCCAGAGGAGTTACACCTGCACATGTCGCCCAGGTTACACTGGTGTGGACTGTGAACTGGAACTCAAGGAATGTGACAGCAATCCTTGTCGCAATGGAGGCAGCTGTAAG GACCAGGAAAATGGCTACCACTGCCTGTGTCATCCTGGCTACTATGGGCTACACTGTGAACATAGCACCTTGACCTGTGCTGACTCCCCCTGCTTCAATGGAGGCTCCTGCCGTGAGCGTAATCAAGGGGCCAGTTATGCCTGTGAATGTCCCCCCAATTTCACTGGCTCCAACTGTGAGAAGAAAGTAGACAGATGCACCAGTAATCCATGTGCCAATG GGGGCCAGTGCCTAAGCAGAGGTCCAAGCCGCATGTGCCGCTGCCGTCCTGGATTTACAGGCACCCACTGTGAAATTCACATCAGTGACTGTGCCCGCAGCCCTTGTGCCCATGGTGGCACTTGCCATGACCTGCAGAATGGGTTCATGTGCACCTGCCCTGCTGGCTTCTCTGGCAGGCGCTGTGAGGTGCGGATACCCAGTGATGCCTGTGCCTCAGGGCCCTGCTTCAATGGGGCCACCTGCTACACTGGCCTCTCCCTGGACAACTTTGTCTGCAACTGCCCTTATGGCTTTGTGGGCAGCCGCTGCGAGTTCCCTGTGGGGTTGCCACCCAGCTTCCCGTGGGTGGCTGTCTCCCTGGGTGTGGGActggtggtggtgctggtgttgctgggcatggtagcagtGGCTGTGCGACAACTGCGGCTTCGGCGACCAGATGATGGCAGCAGGGAGGCCATGAACAACTTGTCGGACTTTCAGAAGGACAACCTGATCCCTGCCGCCCAGCTCAAGAACACAAACCAGAAGAAGGAATTAGAGGTGGATTGTGGCATGGACAAGTCCAACTGTGGCAAACAGCAGAACCACACATTGGACTATAATCTGGCCCCAGGGCCCCTGGGGCGGGGAACCTTACCTGGAAAGTATCCCCACAGTGACAAGAGCTTAGGAGAGAAAGTGCCACTGCGGTTACACAG ATCCTACAAGGTgcatactactactactactactactattattattattactaatttcacagtTGATAAAATTGAGGACCAATGA
- the Dll4 gene encoding delta-like protein 4 isoform X2 yields the protein MAAAVRSAFGWALLLLVALWQQRAAGAGVFQLQLQEFANERGLLASGRPCEPGCRTFFRVCLKHYQAVVSPGPCTFGSVSTPVLGTNSFAVKDDSSGGGRNPLQLPFNFTWPGTFSLIIEAWHTPGDDLRPEALPPDALISNIAIHGSLAVGQNWLPYEQNSTLTRLRYSYRVICSDNYYGENCSRLCKKRDDHFGHYVCQPDGSLSCLPGWTGEYCDQPICLSGCHEQNGYCSKPAECLCRPGWQGRLCNECIPHNGCHHGTCSIPWQCTCDEGWGGLFCDQDLNYCTHHSPCKNGATCSNSGQRSYTCTCRPGYTGVDCELELKECDSNPCRNGGSCKDQENGYHCLCHPGYYGLHCEHSTLTCADSPCFNGGSCRERNQGASYACECPPNFTGSNCEKKVDRCTSNPCANGGQCLSRGPSRMCRCRPGFTGTHCEIHISDCARSPCAHGGTCHDLQNGFMCTCPAGFSGRRCEVRIPSDACASGPCFNGATCYTGLSLDNFVCNCPYGFVGSRCEFPVGLPPSFPWVAVSLGVGLVVVLVLLGMVAVAVRQLRLRRPDDGSREAMNNLSDFQKDNLIPAAQLKNTNQKKELEVDCGMDKSNCGKQQNHTLDYNLAPGPLGRGTLPGKYPHSDKSLGEKVPLRLHSEKPECRISAICSPRDSMYQSVCLISEERNECVIATEV from the exons ATGGCAGCCGCGGTTAGGAGCGCCTTTGGCTGGGCGCTACTGCTGCTGGTGGCACTTTGGCAGCAG CGCGCGGCGGGCGCAGGCGTCTTCCAGCTGCAGCTGCAGGAGTTCGCCAACGAGCGCGGCTTATTGGCCAGTGGGCGGCCGTGTGAGCCCGGTTGCCGGACTTTCTTCCGCGTCTGCCTTAAGCATTACCAAGCTGTCGTCTCTCCCGGGCCCTGCACCTTCGGCAGCGTCTCCACGCCGGTATTGGGCACCAACTCCTTCGCGGTCAAGGATGACAGTAGCGGCGGGGGCCGAAATCCTCTCCAACTGCCCTTCAATTTCACCTGGCCG GGTACCTTCTCACTCATCATAGAAGCTTGGCACACGCCAGGAGACGACCTGCGACCAG AGGCCTTGCCACCAGATGCACTCATCAGCAATATTGCCATCCATGGTTCCCTAGCTGTGGGTCAGAACTGGTTACCATATGAGCAAAACAGCACCCTGACAAGGCTGCGCTACTCTTACCGGGTCATCTGCAGTGACAACTACTATGGAGAAAACTGCTCTCGCCTATGCAAGAAGCGCGATGACCACTTCGGCCACTATGTGTGCCAGCCAGATGGCAGCCTATCCTGCTTGCCCGGTTGGACTGGGGAGTACTGTGATCAGC CTATCTGTCTATCTGGCTGCCATGAACAGAACGGCTACTGCAGCAAGCCAGCTGAGTGCCT CTGTCGCCCAGGTTGGCAGGGTCGTCTGTGCAATGAATGTATCCCCCACAATGGCTGTCACCACGGCACCTGCAGCATCCCCTGGCAGTGTACCTGTGACGAAGGTTGGGGAGGACTGTTCTGTGACCAAG ATCTCAACTATTGTACCCACCATTCCCCGTGCAAGAACGGTGCAACATGCTCCAACAGTGGCCAGAGGAGTTACACCTGCACATGTCGCCCAGGTTACACTGGTGTGGACTGTGAACTGGAACTCAAGGAATGTGACAGCAATCCTTGTCGCAATGGAGGCAGCTGTAAG GACCAGGAAAATGGCTACCACTGCCTGTGTCATCCTGGCTACTATGGGCTACACTGTGAACATAGCACCTTGACCTGTGCTGACTCCCCCTGCTTCAATGGAGGCTCCTGCCGTGAGCGTAATCAAGGGGCCAGTTATGCCTGTGAATGTCCCCCCAATTTCACTGGCTCCAACTGTGAGAAGAAAGTAGACAGATGCACCAGTAATCCATGTGCCAATG GGGGCCAGTGCCTAAGCAGAGGTCCAAGCCGCATGTGCCGCTGCCGTCCTGGATTTACAGGCACCCACTGTGAAATTCACATCAGTGACTGTGCCCGCAGCCCTTGTGCCCATGGTGGCACTTGCCATGACCTGCAGAATGGGTTCATGTGCACCTGCCCTGCTGGCTTCTCTGGCAGGCGCTGTGAGGTGCGGATACCCAGTGATGCCTGTGCCTCAGGGCCCTGCTTCAATGGGGCCACCTGCTACACTGGCCTCTCCCTGGACAACTTTGTCTGCAACTGCCCTTATGGCTTTGTGGGCAGCCGCTGCGAGTTCCCTGTGGGGTTGCCACCCAGCTTCCCGTGGGTGGCTGTCTCCCTGGGTGTGGGActggtggtggtgctggtgttgctgggcatggtagcagtGGCTGTGCGACAACTGCGGCTTCGGCGACCAGATGATGGCAGCAGGGAGGCCATGAACAACTTGTCGGACTTTCAGAAGGACAACCTGATCCCTGCCGCCCAGCTCAAGAACACAAACCAGAAGAAGGAATTAGAGGTGGATTGTGGCATGGACAAGTCCAACTGTGGCAAACAGCAGAACCACACATTGGACTATAATCTGGCCCCAGGGCCCCTGGGGCGGGGAACCTTACCTGGAAAGTATCCCCACAGTGACAAGAGCTTAGGAGAGAAAGTGCCACTGCGGTTACACAG TGAAAAGCCAGAGTGTCGAATATCAGCGATATGCTCCCCCAGGGACTCCATGTACCAGTCTGTGTGTTTGATATCAGAAGAGAGGAACGAATGTGTCATTGCCACGGAG GTATAA
- the Dll4 gene encoding delta-like protein 4 isoform X1: MAAAVRSAFGWALLLLVALWQQRAAGAGVFQLQLQEFANERGLLASGRPCEPGCRTFFRVCLKHYQAVVSPGPCTFGSVSTPVLGTNSFAVKDDSSGGGRNPLQLPFNFTWPGTFSLIIEAWHTPGDDLRPEALPPDALISNIAIHGSLAVGQNWLPYEQNSTLTRLRYSYRVICSDNYYGENCSRLCKKRDDHFGHYVCQPDGSLSCLPGWTGEYCDQPICLSGCHEQNGYCSKPAECLCRPGWQGRLCNECIPHNGCHHGTCSIPWQCTCDEGWGGLFCDQDLNYCTHHSPCKNGATCSNSGQRSYTCTCRPGYTGVDCELELKECDSNPCRNGGSCKDQENGYHCLCHPGYYGLHCEHSTLTCADSPCFNGGSCRERNQGASYACECPPNFTGSNCEKKVDRCTSNPCANGGQCLSRGPSRMCRCRPGFTGTHCEIHISDCARSPCAHGGTCHDLQNGFMCTCPAGFSGRRCEVRIPSDACASGPCFNGATCYTGLSLDNFVCNCPYGFVGSRCEFPVGLPPSFPWVAVSLGVGLVVVLVLLGMVAVAVRQLRLRRPDDGSREAMNNLSDFQKDNLIPAAQLKNTNQKKELEVDCGMDKSNCGKQQNHTLDYNLAPGPLGRGTLPGKYPHSDKSLGEKVPLRLHSEKPECRISAICSPRDSMYQSVCLISEERNECVIATEILQGAYYYYYYYYYYYY; encoded by the exons ATGGCAGCCGCGGTTAGGAGCGCCTTTGGCTGGGCGCTACTGCTGCTGGTGGCACTTTGGCAGCAG CGCGCGGCGGGCGCAGGCGTCTTCCAGCTGCAGCTGCAGGAGTTCGCCAACGAGCGCGGCTTATTGGCCAGTGGGCGGCCGTGTGAGCCCGGTTGCCGGACTTTCTTCCGCGTCTGCCTTAAGCATTACCAAGCTGTCGTCTCTCCCGGGCCCTGCACCTTCGGCAGCGTCTCCACGCCGGTATTGGGCACCAACTCCTTCGCGGTCAAGGATGACAGTAGCGGCGGGGGCCGAAATCCTCTCCAACTGCCCTTCAATTTCACCTGGCCG GGTACCTTCTCACTCATCATAGAAGCTTGGCACACGCCAGGAGACGACCTGCGACCAG AGGCCTTGCCACCAGATGCACTCATCAGCAATATTGCCATCCATGGTTCCCTAGCTGTGGGTCAGAACTGGTTACCATATGAGCAAAACAGCACCCTGACAAGGCTGCGCTACTCTTACCGGGTCATCTGCAGTGACAACTACTATGGAGAAAACTGCTCTCGCCTATGCAAGAAGCGCGATGACCACTTCGGCCACTATGTGTGCCAGCCAGATGGCAGCCTATCCTGCTTGCCCGGTTGGACTGGGGAGTACTGTGATCAGC CTATCTGTCTATCTGGCTGCCATGAACAGAACGGCTACTGCAGCAAGCCAGCTGAGTGCCT CTGTCGCCCAGGTTGGCAGGGTCGTCTGTGCAATGAATGTATCCCCCACAATGGCTGTCACCACGGCACCTGCAGCATCCCCTGGCAGTGTACCTGTGACGAAGGTTGGGGAGGACTGTTCTGTGACCAAG ATCTCAACTATTGTACCCACCATTCCCCGTGCAAGAACGGTGCAACATGCTCCAACAGTGGCCAGAGGAGTTACACCTGCACATGTCGCCCAGGTTACACTGGTGTGGACTGTGAACTGGAACTCAAGGAATGTGACAGCAATCCTTGTCGCAATGGAGGCAGCTGTAAG GACCAGGAAAATGGCTACCACTGCCTGTGTCATCCTGGCTACTATGGGCTACACTGTGAACATAGCACCTTGACCTGTGCTGACTCCCCCTGCTTCAATGGAGGCTCCTGCCGTGAGCGTAATCAAGGGGCCAGTTATGCCTGTGAATGTCCCCCCAATTTCACTGGCTCCAACTGTGAGAAGAAAGTAGACAGATGCACCAGTAATCCATGTGCCAATG GGGGCCAGTGCCTAAGCAGAGGTCCAAGCCGCATGTGCCGCTGCCGTCCTGGATTTACAGGCACCCACTGTGAAATTCACATCAGTGACTGTGCCCGCAGCCCTTGTGCCCATGGTGGCACTTGCCATGACCTGCAGAATGGGTTCATGTGCACCTGCCCTGCTGGCTTCTCTGGCAGGCGCTGTGAGGTGCGGATACCCAGTGATGCCTGTGCCTCAGGGCCCTGCTTCAATGGGGCCACCTGCTACACTGGCCTCTCCCTGGACAACTTTGTCTGCAACTGCCCTTATGGCTTTGTGGGCAGCCGCTGCGAGTTCCCTGTGGGGTTGCCACCCAGCTTCCCGTGGGTGGCTGTCTCCCTGGGTGTGGGActggtggtggtgctggtgttgctgggcatggtagcagtGGCTGTGCGACAACTGCGGCTTCGGCGACCAGATGATGGCAGCAGGGAGGCCATGAACAACTTGTCGGACTTTCAGAAGGACAACCTGATCCCTGCCGCCCAGCTCAAGAACACAAACCAGAAGAAGGAATTAGAGGTGGATTGTGGCATGGACAAGTCCAACTGTGGCAAACAGCAGAACCACACATTGGACTATAATCTGGCCCCAGGGCCCCTGGGGCGGGGAACCTTACCTGGAAAGTATCCCCACAGTGACAAGAGCTTAGGAGAGAAAGTGCCACTGCGGTTACACAG TGAAAAGCCAGAGTGTCGAATATCAGCGATATGCTCCCCCAGGGACTCCATGTACCAGTCTGTGTGTTTGATATCAGAAGAGAGGAACGAATGTGTCATTGCCACGGAG ATCCTACAAGGTgcatactactactactactactactattattattattactaa